A segment of the Planctomycetia bacterium genome:
ACGGCGATCATCTCTCACTTCCGCCACCCACAGCGGCAAGGAGAAGAGCCGATCGATGAGGCTTGGCTGCGCGCGGCAGGGTTCCAAGTCCGCCGCTTGCCGGAAGAGATTTTCTTCGAAGGGGCCGGCGATGCCCTCTTCTGCGGCGACACGCTCTTCGCAGGCTATCGCATTCGGAGCCATGCGCGCGGCCATCAGCTGGTCGGCGCAGAACTCGGGGTGCGCGTGATTCCGTTGGAGCTCATCGACGACTATCACTACCACTTAGACACTTGCTTCTGCCCGCTATCGACGACCACGGCGATCTACTACCCGGCCGCCTTCGACGACTACGGCCGGCAAGTGCTCCGGGAGTTGGTGCCGGAATTGATCGCGGTCGAACGAGACGAGGCCCGCCGGTTCGCATGCAATGCGGTCGTCGTCGGGCGAACGGTCGTGACGAACACCGGTTGCCCCAAGTTGCACGAAGAGCTGCGCCGGCGCTACTTCACCCCGCTGGAAACGCCGCTGGACGAGTTCGTAAAGGCCGGCGGGAGCGCGAAGTGCCTGACGCTCCGTCTCGACGGCGAAGAAGGAGCCGGCTGGAAGCACGCGCCGGCCGGGCGCTAGAAACGATCGGCGGACGGAATCGCTTGACGGGTTCGCCTGCCGTGCGGCATGATTCGTGCGCCATTGCTCTACAGTGCCGTCCATCTCAACGAGAATCGAACGTTTTGTGGCTGAACTCGATCGTCTACTTTCCGGCATCAGCATCTATCAAGATGTCGTCGTCGCCGGGAAGACCGAGCGGAAGGGAGTGCGTGATTGCGAGAGTCGGTGGCAAGCGATCGCGCCGTATCTTCCTGCGCGGGGCGCGCTGCTGGATGTGGGGGCGAACTTCGGTTGGTTCTGTTTGCGCTGGTGTGCCGAAGGGGCCGAGCGAACGGCAGTCGCGTGGGAAGCCGATCTGCGCACGGCGGCCGTAGCGCGGTATGTGCTCGCCTCACATCGGCATGAACGAGTTTGCCTCGCCACGACC
Coding sequences within it:
- a CDS encoding amidinotransferase produces the protein TAIISHFRHPQRQGEEPIDEAWLRAAGFQVRRLPEEIFFEGAGDALFCGDTLFAGYRIRSHARGHQLVGAELGVRVIPLELIDDYHYHLDTCFCPLSTTTAIYYPAAFDDYGRQVLRELVPELIAVERDEARRFACNAVVVGRTVVTNTGCPKLHEELRRRYFTPLETPLDEFVKAGGSAKCLTLRLDGEEGAGWKHAPAGR